The Salvelinus alpinus chromosome 21, SLU_Salpinus.1, whole genome shotgun sequence genome has a segment encoding these proteins:
- the LOC139548625 gene encoding G protein-activated inward rectifier potassium channel 3-like: MFSTVISNSCALYGDYGNYGPPPYPRKNIRPRASLRHNTYNPYRPYLRRVDTRVSLANPNKISRTTSRGQYVTMPVHHPKLHPLPVSQRIIQSQHKARQTRSAERFSSYDTSSWVEKGSSKPSRGKKTQNNATSSSSKSTGDKRHKSSSSNGRQHHRYFTKDGMCRGSSYSSKNKMCDLIGTLVDLKYSWILFVFTLCYIVTWAAFAELYFLGAWLRGDMEHIQDPQWQPCFEKLDSFHSALSISMDSQIINGYGSRVASANCMDGLVLMMAQSIIESVLDTLMLGCILAKLAKPKRRLPTLLFSQHCVVSERDERLCLMFNVKTLKETHMLVAEIRAKLIKSHHTKEGEFILLEQRELTLGMGPDEARLFTVEPQTVEHVIDEQSPLWGISADSLKWETFEIVVMVDGAVQDAGTAFHVRTSYTEDEIFWGQRFKSHKPLAERGIGSNHKTSDKNYKVQTATHSDREMAVRQRHERSPGHDTDSVPSNMSTRKVHYQYLSDQMLLCNSVTNNNGTGTRKLSKNEFFI; encoded by the exons ATGTTCTCCACGGTGATCTCCAACAGTTGTGCACTCTATGGGGACTATGGCAACTATGGACCTCCCCCGTACCCCAGGAAGAACATCAGACCCAGAGCTTCACTTCGACACAACACATATAACCCATACAGGCCATACCTGAGGAGG GTGGACACAAGAGTATCTTTAGCCAATCCCAATAAAATCTCCAGGACCaccagtaggggtcagtatgtCACCATGCCTGTTCACCATCCAAAGCTGCATCCACTGCCGGTCAGTCAGAGGATCATCCAATCACAGCACAAAGCAAGACAGACCAGGAGTGCTGAGAGGTTCTCCAGTTATGATACAAGCTCCTGGGTTGAGAAAGGCTCTAGTAAACCTAGTAGAGGGAAGAAAACACAGAACAATGCCACATCTTCTTCTTCCAAGAGTACAGGAGACAAAAGACACAAGAGTTCCAGTTCTAATGGTCGCCAGCACCATCGCTACTTCACCAAGGATGGCATGTGTCGTGGCTCATCATACAGCTCCAAgaacaagatgtgtgacctgaTCGGCACCCTTGTGGATCTGAAGTACAGCTGGATCCTATTTGTCTTCACCCTGTGCTACATCGTCACCTGGGCAGCCTTCGCAGAGCTCTACTTCCTGGGTGCCTGGCTGCGTGGTGATATGGAACACATACAAGACCCGCAATGGCAGCCATGCTTTGAGAAACTGGACAGTTTCCATTCGGCCCTCTCTATCTCCATGGACAGCCAAATCATCAACGGCTACGGCTCTAGAGTGGCCTCAGCCAACTGCATGGACGGGCTGGTTCTCatgatggcacagtccatcattgAATCAGTGTTAGACACCCTGATGCTGGGCTGCATCCTGGCCAAGCTAGCCAAGCCTAAGAGGAGGCTGCCCACTCTGTTATTCAGTCAGCACTGTGTGGTCTCTGAGAGGGATGAGAGGCTGTGCCTGATGTTCAATGTCAAGACTCTGAAAGAGACACACATGCTGGTGGCAGAGATAAGAGCCAAGCTGATTAAATCTCACCATACCAAAGAGGGAGAGTTCATCCTGTTGGAGCAGAGAGAGCTGACTCTGGGCATGGGGCCAGATGAAGCCAGGCTGTTCACAGTGGAGCCCCAGACCGTGGAGCATGTCATTGATGAACAAAGTCCTCTCTGGGGCATCAGCGCTGACTCTTTAAAGTGGGAGACCTTTGAAATTGTGGTCATGGTGGACGGAGCCGTTCAAGACGCAG GCACAGCCTTCCATGTGAGGACCTCCTACACGGAGGATGAGATTTTTTGGGGACAGCGCTTTAAGTCACACAAGCCACTAGCTGAGAGGGGGATTGGTTCCAATCACAAGACCTCTGATAAGAACTATAAGGTCCAGACTGCCACtcacagtgacagagagatggcAGTGAGACAAAGACATGAGAGATCTCCTGGACATGACACAGACTCTGTCCCCTCCAACATGTCGACAAGGAAAGTACATTACCAGTATTTATCTGATCAAATGTTACTGTGCAACTCAGTCACTAATAACAATGGCACAGGAACTAGGAAACTTAGTAAGAATGAGTTCTTTATATAA